The following coding sequences are from one Formosa haliotis window:
- a CDS encoding DUF4835 family protein has translation MRNYLFVLLLCFSMGISAQELTCKVVVNAEQTGNENVQVFKTLEKQLTEFVNNTQWTSRGFKLQERINCSMVITVVEYASDVFKATLQVQSSRPVYGSSYSTPVYNYNDKDFSFRYVEFQNLNFSPTQYQSNLVSVLAFHIYMILGMDADTFKLRGGEEFLNQAQTIVNYSQQENYNGWKLEDGLQSRYMLIDNMLSPTFKEFRDVMYAYHRKGLDEMSNDVKTGKENIASAVDLFVPMNNRRPNSFLVRVFFDAKSDEIEDIFSDGPSVNVSELTDVLNKVAPSYSSKWRNIKF, from the coding sequence ATGCGTAATTATTTATTTGTTCTTTTGTTATGTTTTTCCATGGGTATTTCTGCTCAAGAATTAACCTGTAAAGTTGTCGTAAATGCAGAGCAAACAGGTAATGAAAATGTTCAGGTATTTAAAACCTTAGAAAAACAACTTACCGAATTTGTAAATAATACACAATGGACCTCTAGAGGGTTTAAACTACAAGAACGTATTAACTGCAGTATGGTGATTACCGTTGTAGAATATGCGAGCGATGTGTTTAAAGCAACCTTACAAGTGCAATCTTCCAGACCAGTATACGGGTCGTCTTACAGTACCCCTGTTTACAATTATAACGATAAAGATTTTTCGTTTAGATATGTTGAATTTCAAAATTTAAATTTTAGTCCAACACAATATCAGTCAAATTTAGTGTCTGTATTAGCGTTTCATATTTATATGATTTTAGGTATGGATGCCGATACGTTTAAACTTCGTGGAGGTGAAGAGTTTTTAAATCAAGCTCAAACCATAGTAAACTATTCGCAACAAGAAAATTACAACGGTTGGAAATTGGAAGATGGTTTACAGTCTAGATATATGCTTATTGATAATATGCTGTCGCCTACTTTTAAAGAGTTTCGAGACGTTATGTATGCCTATCATAGAAAAGGTTTAGATGAAATGAGTAACGATGTAAAAACTGGAAAAGAAAATATAGCATCTGCCGTAGATTTATTCGTCCCGATGAATAACCGTAGACCTAATTCTTTTTTAGTTCGTGTGTTTTTCGATGCTAAAAGTGACGAAATCGAAGATATATTCTCAGATGGCCCAAGTGTTAATGTTTCCGAACTTACCGATGTACTTAACAAAGTGGCACCAAGCTATTCCAGTAAATGGAGAAATATTAAATTTTAA
- the dapA gene encoding 4-hydroxy-tetrahydrodipicolinate synthase produces MNSKLMGTGVALVTPFKADLSVDHDALTQIVNFNIENGTNYLVISGTTGESVTVTKDEKKAIIKTVSEANNGRVPLVLGIGGNNTAAVIEEIKATDLSAFEAILSVSPYYSKPTQEGVYQHFKAISEACPISIILYNVPGRTASNMLPETTLRLANDCKNIVGVKEAGNNIGQYLKLLKDKPEDFLIISGDDDLALGVILAGGAGVISVIGQAFPAEFSKMIQLGLEGKAKEAYAIHYKLMDVIGYIFEENNPSGIKAVFEALNLCRASVRLPLVEATSGLKDKIKAFVDTF; encoded by the coding sequence ATGAATAGTAAATTAATGGGTACTGGAGTTGCTCTAGTTACACCTTTTAAGGCAGATCTAAGTGTAGATCACGATGCATTAACACAAATTGTTAATTTTAATATTGAAAACGGTACCAATTATTTAGTTATAAGTGGCACAACTGGAGAAAGTGTAACGGTTACTAAAGACGAAAAGAAAGCTATCATAAAAACGGTTTCTGAAGCCAATAACGGGCGTGTGCCATTAGTTTTAGGAATTGGTGGAAATAATACTGCAGCTGTAATTGAAGAAATTAAAGCTACAGATTTAAGTGCTTTTGAAGCCATTCTTTCGGTTTCTCCTTATTATAGTAAACCAACTCAAGAAGGGGTTTATCAGCATTTTAAAGCCATTTCAGAGGCTTGCCCAATTTCAATTATATTATATAATGTACCAGGAAGAACGGCTTCTAATATGTTGCCAGAAACAACATTAAGACTTGCAAACGATTGTAAAAATATTGTAGGTGTTAAAGAAGCTGGTAATAATATTGGGCAGTATTTAAAGCTATTAAAAGATAAACCAGAAGATTTTTTAATTATTTCTGGCGACGACGATTTAGCTTTAGGAGTTATTTTAGCTGGTGGTGCTGGTGTTATTTCGGTAATTGGCCAAGCCTTTCCGGCAGAGTTTTCTAAAATGATTCAATTAGGATTAGAAGGAAAAGCTAAAGAAGCGTACGCGATTCATTATAAATTAATGGATGTTATTGGTTATATTTTTGAAGAAAATAATCCGTCGGGAATTAAAGCTGTTTTTGAAGCTTTAAACTTGTGCCGAGCCAGTGTAAGATTGCCATTGGTAGAAGCAACTTCTGGGTTGAAAGATAAAATTAAAGCGTTTGTAGATACGTTTTAA
- the recN gene encoding DNA repair protein RecN produces MLTSLSIKNYALIDDLQTDFNKGFTIITGETGAGKSILLGALSLILGKRADLSSLKDDSQKCIIEAVFDVTNYNLQAVYQQEDLDYEAQTIIRREILPSGKSRAFVNDSPVTLSSLQTLCDRLIDIHSQHQTTQLTDDGFQFQVIDALAEVEEPLVAYKVQLKSYKSLQKELKKLEDFQAEANKEHEYNTFLLQELIDAKLVDGELESLEEEYETLDNIEAIKEKIGASHQLLSDEQIGGLAILTEVKANFSKIASFSQKYKELYDRIDSSFIELYDIFTEIEASEDALEADPNRLEVVNNRLQLLHNLKKKHLVLDISELIKIQNALDEKVGITENLDKNIQKLKTSIAKQETELNALAKIIHSNRSAVIPTLKSQLETLLSELGMPNAQFSINLKAASTFHSNGKDDLEFLFTANKGGSFKALNKAASGGELSRIMLAIKSVLSKYMQLPTIMFDEIDTGVSGEISNKMGAIMKQMSKSMQVFAITHLPQVAAKGDTHLKVYKEDINHITTTNLIAITGEDRIVEIAQMLGGKEVSASAIAHAKELLN; encoded by the coding sequence TTGCTTACATCCCTATCTATAAAAAACTATGCCTTAATAGACGATCTGCAAACAGATTTTAATAAAGGCTTTACAATAATAACTGGTGAAACCGGTGCAGGTAAATCTATATTACTAGGCGCTTTATCGCTTATTTTAGGAAAGCGCGCCGACCTGTCTTCTTTAAAAGACGATAGCCAAAAATGCATTATAGAAGCGGTTTTCGATGTAACCAATTATAACCTTCAAGCCGTTTACCAACAAGAGGATTTAGATTACGAAGCCCAAACTATTATTAGACGCGAAATATTACCATCTGGGAAATCGCGAGCCTTTGTTAACGACTCTCCGGTAACCCTAAGTAGTTTGCAAACTCTATGCGATCGCTTAATCGATATTCACTCGCAACACCAAACTACGCAACTTACAGACGATGGTTTTCAGTTTCAAGTTATAGATGCTTTAGCAGAGGTTGAAGAACCTTTGGTAGCCTATAAAGTGCAGTTAAAATCGTATAAATCGCTTCAGAAGGAATTAAAAAAGTTAGAGGATTTTCAAGCAGAAGCCAATAAAGAACACGAATACAATACCTTTTTATTACAGGAATTAATCGATGCTAAGTTGGTAGATGGTGAATTGGAAAGTTTAGAGGAGGAATACGAAACCTTAGATAATATTGAGGCGATAAAGGAGAAAATAGGTGCTTCGCATCAATTATTAAGCGACGAGCAAATAGGTGGTTTAGCTATACTAACAGAAGTTAAAGCAAACTTTAGTAAGATTGCATCGTTCTCTCAAAAATATAAAGAATTATACGACAGAATAGACAGTAGTTTTATTGAGTTGTACGATATTTTTACAGAAATAGAAGCGTCAGAAGATGCTCTAGAAGCCGACCCGAACCGGTTAGAAGTTGTAAACAACAGGTTGCAATTGCTTCATAATTTGAAGAAAAAACACTTGGTTTTAGATATTTCAGAATTAATTAAAATTCAGAATGCTCTAGATGAAAAAGTTGGTATTACAGAAAATTTAGATAAAAATATTCAGAAATTAAAAACGAGTATCGCCAAACAGGAAACCGAATTAAATGCTTTAGCTAAAATTATTCATTCCAACCGATCGGCTGTTATTCCTACATTAAAATCGCAACTTGAAACTTTATTGTCGGAGTTAGGAATGCCTAATGCTCAATTTAGTATCAATTTAAAAGCAGCAAGTACTTTTCATTCTAATGGGAAAGACGATTTAGAATTTTTGTTTACAGCAAATAAAGGTGGAAGTTTTAAAGCTTTAAACAAGGCCGCTTCTGGAGGAGAATTATCTCGAATTATGTTGGCAATAAAGTCGGTGTTGTCAAAATATATGCAATTACCTACCATTATGTTCGATGAAATAGATACTGGTGTTTCTGGTGAAATATCGAACAAAATGGGCGCTATAATGAAGCAAATGAGTAAGAGTATGCAGGTTTTTGCCATTACACATTTACCACAAGTTGCTGCAAAAGGCGATACGCATTTAAAAGTGTATAAGGAAGATATTAATCACATTACAACAACCAACTTAATTGCCATAACTGGAGAAGACCGTATTGTAGAGATTGCGCAAATGTTGGGCGGAAAAGAGGTGTCGGCATCTGCTATTGCACATGCTAAGGAACTTTTAAACTAA
- a CDS encoding glycosyltransferase, which produces MQLQYSFIIPVYNRPDEIEELLISFVNLKSTLDFEIVIVEDGSTQTSKRVVDRFKNQLNIAYFYKKNSGPGDSRNFGMQHAKGNYFIILDSDCVLPSQYLNEVDASLNHEFVDCFGGPDAADTSFTKLQKAINFSMTSFITTGGIRGGKKQVGKFQPRSFNMGLSQAAFMASKGFGTIHPGEDPDLSIRLWDLGFQTKLIPEAFVYHKRRISWSKFYKQVHKFGLVRPILNAWHPQTAKLTYWFPTVFCLGLIVALAAFIFQIKWLLIAYALYFVVAFVLAFLQSKNVIVAVLAILAILIQFMGYGYGFITSFIKIHILKKDAERTFPELFFKL; this is translated from the coding sequence ATGCAATTACAGTATTCATTTATTATTCCAGTCTATAACCGTCCCGATGAAATTGAGGAACTACTTATTAGTTTCGTCAATTTAAAATCGACTTTAGATTTTGAAATTGTAATTGTAGAAGATGGCTCTACACAAACCTCTAAACGTGTTGTAGATAGATTTAAGAACCAGCTGAATATTGCATATTTCTATAAGAAAAATTCAGGGCCTGGCGATTCTAGAAACTTTGGGATGCAACATGCCAAAGGAAATTATTTTATAATACTAGACTCAGATTGTGTGTTACCTTCTCAATATTTAAATGAAGTTGATGCCAGTTTAAATCATGAATTTGTAGATTGTTTTGGTGGTCCAGATGCGGCCGATACCTCGTTTACGAAACTTCAAAAAGCTATTAATTTTTCAATGACTTCTTTTATTACAACAGGAGGCATTCGAGGAGGGAAGAAGCAGGTAGGTAAATTTCAACCTAGAAGTTTTAACATGGGGTTGTCTCAGGCGGCTTTTATGGCATCTAAAGGATTCGGAACTATTCATCCTGGCGAAGATCCAGATTTATCTATTCGGTTATGGGACTTAGGGTTTCAAACAAAATTAATTCCAGAAGCTTTTGTATATCATAAGCGTCGTATTTCGTGGTCTAAATTTTATAAACAAGTCCATAAGTTTGGATTGGTGAGGCCTATTTTGAATGCTTGGCATCCGCAGACCGCAAAACTCACATATTGGTTTCCAACGGTATTTTGCTTAGGTTTAATAGTTGCTCTCGCAGCATTTATTTTTCAAATTAAATGGTTATTAATTGCCTATGCTTTATATTTTGTGGTAGCCTTTGTATTAGCATTCTTGCAATCAAAAAATGTAATAGTAGCCGTGTTGGCCATTCTGGCAATATTAATTCAGTTTATGGGTTATGGCTATGGTTTTATTACATCGTTTATAAAGATTCATATATTAAAAAAGGACGCAGAACGTACATTCCCAGAATTATTCTTTAAATTATAA
- a CDS encoding enoyl-ACP reductase FabI, with protein MSYNLLKGKKGIIFGALDSNSIAWKTAERVHEEGGTFVLTNAPVAMRMGQINELAEKTGSQIIPADATSLDDLQKLVEQSMEILGGKIDFVLHSIGMSINVRKGNHYTNQNYDFTKKGTDVSAMSFHKVMQTLYKADAMNEWGSIVALSYMAAQRVFPDYNDMADNKAYLESVARSFGYFFGKDKKVRVNTISQSPTPTTAGSGVKGFDGFIAYADKMSPLGNATALDCANYTVAMFSDLTKRVTLQNLYNDGGFSNMGVSMEVMDAFVEKNSK; from the coding sequence ATGTCATACAATTTATTAAAAGGAAAGAAAGGGATCATTTTTGGAGCATTAGATTCAAATTCAATTGCTTGGAAAACAGCAGAACGTGTTCACGAAGAAGGCGGTACGTTTGTGTTAACTAACGCTCCTGTAGCCATGAGAATGGGACAAATAAATGAATTGGCCGAAAAAACAGGGTCTCAAATTATTCCTGCCGATGCTACTTCTCTTGACGATTTACAAAAGCTAGTAGAGCAATCTATGGAGATTTTAGGAGGTAAAATTGATTTTGTACTACATTCTATCGGGATGTCAATTAACGTAAGAAAAGGAAATCACTATACCAATCAAAATTACGATTTTACCAAAAAAGGGACCGATGTTTCTGCGATGTCTTTTCATAAAGTAATGCAAACCTTATACAAGGCCGATGCCATGAACGAGTGGGGTAGTATTGTTGCATTATCTTATATGGCTGCACAACGTGTGTTTCCTGATTATAACGATATGGCAGATAATAAAGCGTATTTAGAAAGTGTTGCTCGTAGCTTTGGATATTTCTTCGGAAAAGATAAAAAAGTAAGAGTAAATACCATTTCGCAATCGCCAACTCCAACTACTGCAGGTAGCGGAGTTAAAGGTTTTGACGGATTTATAGCTTACGCAGATAAAATGTCGCCTCTAGGTAACGCAACAGCTTTAGATTGTGCAAACTATACCGTTGCCATGTTTAGCGATTTAACAAAGCGTGTAACGTTACAAAATCTTTACAACGACGGAGGATTTAGTAATATGGGAGTAAGTATGGAAGTTATGGATGCTTTTGTAGAAAAAAACTCGAAATAA
- the coaBC gene encoding bifunctional phosphopantothenoylcysteine decarboxylase/phosphopantothenate--cysteine ligase CoaBC, with amino-acid sequence MSILSGKNILLGISAGIAAYKTASLVRLLVKAGADVKVVMSPASLDFVTPLTLSTLSKHPVVSSFYNEDDESAVWNSHVELGLWADLFIIAPATANTMSKMASGTCDNLLLATYLSAKCPVYFAPAMDLDMYKHPSTAHSFKTLQSFGNIMIPATSGELASGLVGEGRMAEPEDIVSFVENHILGQLPLYGKKVMLTAGPTYEAIDPVRFIGNHSSGKMGFELAEVAANLGAEVILISGPTNQTLQHSRVKIVPVVSAQDMYEQAHLYFKTADIAILAAAVADYKPKEVALQKIKKDDSTLTLELEKTKDILASLGEIKSNQFLVGFALETHNELEHAKAKLKRKHLNLIVLNSLNDKGAGFKSDTNKVTLIDAQEHITEFTLKSKADVAQDIFNEILNQIHA; translated from the coding sequence ATGTCAATATTAAGCGGCAAAAACATACTGTTAGGCATTAGTGCTGGTATAGCGGCTTATAAGACGGCTTCATTAGTAAGGTTATTAGTAAAAGCAGGTGCAGACGTAAAAGTGGTCATGTCACCTGCTTCTTTAGATTTTGTAACTCCTTTAACCTTATCTACACTATCAAAACATCCTGTTGTATCTTCTTTTTATAATGAAGACGACGAGAGTGCCGTGTGGAACAGTCATGTCGAATTAGGACTGTGGGCAGATCTCTTTATTATAGCTCCGGCAACAGCCAATACCATGTCTAAAATGGCTAGCGGAACTTGCGATAATTTATTATTAGCTACCTATCTATCTGCTAAATGTCCGGTGTATTTTGCTCCCGCGATGGATTTAGATATGTATAAGCATCCGTCTACAGCACACTCTTTTAAAACATTACAAAGCTTCGGAAACATAATGATTCCTGCAACTTCTGGCGAGCTAGCTAGTGGTTTAGTAGGGGAGGGGCGTATGGCAGAACCCGAAGACATCGTATCTTTTGTAGAAAACCATATATTAGGGCAATTGCCTCTTTATGGTAAAAAGGTTATGTTAACCGCAGGTCCTACCTACGAAGCTATAGATCCAGTTCGATTTATAGGAAATCATTCTAGTGGGAAAATGGGGTTCGAGTTGGCTGAAGTGGCCGCTAATCTTGGTGCTGAGGTGATTTTAATTTCAGGGCCAACAAATCAAACCCTACAACACAGCCGAGTAAAAATTGTACCTGTTGTTAGTGCGCAGGATATGTACGAACAAGCTCATTTATATTTTAAAACAGCAGATATTGCTATTTTAGCCGCTGCTGTTGCAGATTATAAACCAAAAGAAGTTGCACTTCAGAAAATAAAAAAGGACGATAGTACGTTAACTTTAGAGTTAGAAAAAACGAAAGATATATTAGCATCGTTAGGCGAAATTAAATCGAATCAATTTTTAGTTGGATTTGCTTTAGAAACGCATAATGAGTTGGAGCATGCCAAGGCAAAACTAAAACGGAAGCATTTAAACCTAATCGTTTTAAATTCTTTAAACGATAAAGGTGCCGGTTTTAAGTCAGACACCAATAAAGTAACCCTTATTGATGCCCAAGAACATATAACAGAGTTTACTCTAAAATCGAAAGCAGACGTTGCTCAAGATATATTCAACGAAATATTAAACCAAATACATGCGTAA
- a CDS encoding DNA-directed RNA polymerase subunit omega, with product MDLKKINAPVNTITYNRNKIDEPTGNIYEAISIISRRADQINTEIKKELIEKLEEFATYNDSLEEIFENKEQIEVSKFYEKLPKPHALAVQEWLDHKVYYRNTDEDVQ from the coding sequence ATGGATTTAAAAAAAATCAATGCTCCTGTAAATACGATAACGTATAACAGAAACAAGATAGACGAGCCGACAGGAAATATTTATGAAGCAATTTCTATTATTTCTAGACGTGCAGATCAGATTAACACTGAAATCAAAAAGGAACTAATTGAAAAATTAGAAGAATTTGCGACATATAACGATAGTTTAGAAGAAATTTTCGAAAACAAAGAACAAATAGAAGTATCTAAGTTTTACGAAAAATTACCTAAGCCACATGCTTTAGCTGTTCAAGAATGGTTAGACCATAAAGTATATTATAGAAACACTGACGAAGACGTTCAGTAA
- a CDS encoding outer membrane protein assembly factor BamD — translation MRKFLYVLLACFVLSSCSEYQKTLKAQDVGAKFKLGEELYNQGSFSKANRLFSQIVPSYRGKPQAEKLMYMYAKSYYEMKEYKISGYQFERFVDSYPKSEKLEEAAFLGAKSYYFESPVYSKDQEDTRTAIEKLQLFINRFPKSEYLSEASGYIQELDAKLERKAYEIAKQYNTISDYQAAIKSFDNFLFEFPGSSLREDAMYYKLDASYKLAMNSVERKKQQRLEAADENYQVLKNSFAETQYSEQIDKLHAEIVEELKKYSTKS, via the coding sequence ATGAGGAAATTTTTATACGTATTATTAGCATGCTTTGTTTTAAGTTCATGTAGTGAATATCAAAAGACACTTAAAGCACAAGATGTTGGAGCGAAGTTTAAATTAGGAGAAGAACTTTATAATCAAGGTAGTTTTTCTAAAGCAAACAGGTTGTTTTCTCAAATTGTACCAAGTTACCGTGGTAAGCCACAAGCCGAGAAGTTAATGTATATGTACGCTAAGTCGTACTACGAAATGAAAGAATATAAAATTTCTGGCTATCAGTTTGAGCGTTTTGTAGATTCGTATCCTAAAAGTGAAAAGCTAGAAGAGGCTGCTTTTCTAGGCGCTAAGAGTTATTATTTTGAATCTCCAGTGTATTCTAAAGATCAAGAGGATACCAGAACAGCAATAGAGAAGTTACAATTGTTTATTAATAGGTTTCCAAAATCAGAGTATTTAAGCGAAGCGAGTGGTTATATACAAGAATTAGATGCAAAATTGGAGCGTAAAGCATACGAAATTGCAAAACAATATAATACGATTTCAGATTATCAAGCGGCCATAAAATCGTTCGATAATTTTTTATTCGAATTCCCTGGTTCTTCATTACGTGAGGATGCCATGTATTACAAATTAGATGCATCGTATAAATTAGCAATGAATAGCGTTGAGCGTAAAAAACAACAACGATTAGAAGCCGCAGACGAAAACTATCAAGTATTAAAAAATAGTTTTGCTGAGACTCAATATTCAGAACAAATAGATAAGTTGCACGCAGAAATAGTAGAAGAATTAAAAAAATACAGCACTAAAAGTTAA
- a CDS encoding 5'-nucleotidase C-terminal domain-containing protein: MIFKQLIVGVLLVFLASCKTHTLNLAKIEGEQIPISENLKSDEAINAFIKPYHDHVVKELDSVLAYSPDYYAKDNGQFNTAIGNLMADIIYEQSNPVFHSRTGKDIDFVLLNHGSIRAPISKGNITLNTAFELMPFENSIVVVAIKGKNVNEAFKYLSEKRLAHPVSRIKLALDSKYDIVEATVNGKPVDETKTYYVVTNDYLYNGGDHMTFFKPNDSVYVLDYKVRNALIDYFTKVDTINPVRDDRFIQIN, encoded by the coding sequence ATGATTTTTAAACAATTAATTGTTGGTGTATTACTCGTTTTTTTAGCAAGTTGTAAAACACATACTTTAAATCTGGCAAAAATTGAAGGCGAACAAATTCCTATTTCAGAGAATTTAAAATCAGATGAAGCCATTAATGCCTTTATAAAACCTTATCACGACCACGTAGTTAAAGAATTAGATAGCGTTTTAGCATATTCTCCAGATTACTATGCCAAAGATAATGGCCAATTCAATACTGCAATTGGTAACTTGATGGCCGATATTATTTACGAACAATCTAATCCTGTATTTCATAGCAGAACAGGGAAAGACATCGATTTTGTACTTCTAAATCACGGTAGTATTCGCGCTCCTATATCTAAAGGTAATATTACATTAAACACTGCTTTTGAGCTTATGCCTTTTGAAAATAGTATTGTTGTTGTTGCCATAAAAGGTAAAAACGTAAACGAAGCCTTTAAATATTTAAGCGAAAAAAGATTGGCACATCCCGTATCGCGAATTAAATTAGCTCTAGATTCTAAATACGATATTGTTGAGGCTACAGTTAACGGAAAACCTGTAGATGAAACAAAAACCTATTACGTGGTAACAAACGATTACCTCTATAATGGAGGCGACCACATGACGTTTTTTAAACCAAACGACAGTGTTTATGTCTTAGATTATAAAGTAAGAAATGCGCTTATAGATTACTTTACTAAAGTAGATACTATTAACCCGGTTAGAGACGACAGGTTTATTCAAATAAATTAA
- a CDS encoding bifunctional metallophosphatase/5'-nucleotidase has product MKRRDFLQQSTVATSLVALGGLSLTSFTTAPKTKKITILHTNDVHSHIDPFGPNEGTMANKGGVAKRASLIDGIRAENPNTLLLDAGDIFQGTPYFNFYGGELEFKLMSKLKYDAATIGNHDFDNGVDGLYAQLPHAEFPFLISNYDFSNTAMDTHTKPYKIFVKDGIKIGVFGLGIELQGLVDPAMYKETKYLDPVETAQEMTRILKDQEHCDLIICLSHLGYKYGFEGKISDLKLAAATKNIDLIIGGHTHTFLPKPTIVKNIEGQNMLVNQVGCYGINLGKIDFYFDSNKNKAADGTSIIV; this is encoded by the coding sequence ATGAAACGTAGAGACTTTTTACAACAATCTACAGTGGCGACGTCTTTGGTTGCTTTAGGTGGACTAAGCCTAACGTCGTTTACAACGGCTCCTAAAACAAAAAAAATCACCATTTTACATACTAACGATGTACATAGCCATATCGATCCATTCGGCCCTAACGAAGGCACTATGGCTAATAAAGGTGGAGTAGCCAAACGCGCTAGTTTAATTGATGGTATTCGTGCCGAAAACCCAAATACGCTTCTTTTAGATGCAGGTGATATTTTTCAAGGCACACCTTATTTCAACTTTTATGGAGGTGAACTGGAATTTAAATTAATGAGTAAACTAAAGTATGATGCAGCTACTATTGGGAATCACGATTTCGACAATGGTGTAGACGGATTATATGCACAGTTGCCTCATGCCGAATTTCCATTTCTTATTTCTAACTACGATTTCTCTAACACGGCTATGGACACCCACACCAAACCGTATAAAATTTTTGTAAAAGACGGCATTAAGATTGGAGTTTTTGGTTTAGGTATAGAATTACAAGGCTTGGTAGATCCGGCCATGTATAAGGAAACAAAATATCTAGATCCGGTTGAAACAGCACAAGAAATGACACGGATTTTAAAAGATCAAGAGCATTGCGATTTAATTATTTGCCTATCGCATTTGGGATATAAATACGGCTTTGAAGGAAAAATAAGCGATTTAAAACTTGCGGCGGCAACAAAAAACATCGATTTAATTATTGGTGGCCACACACATACATTTTTACCAAAACCTACAATAGTTAAAAATATTGAAGGACAAAACATGCTGGTAAATCAAGTTGGTTGTTATGGTATTAACCTTGGAAAAATAGACTTTTACTTCGACTCTAATAAAAATAAAGCCGCGGATGGCACCTCTATAATTGTGTAA
- a CDS encoding DUF6913 domain-containing protein: MILKGFREKSNKKYFNKLLANHSVSNASKPIESLGVILNIDEFPDVESLESLSKLLNVKPNKFQLIQFSTANKVQDVTEVSWYSAKDIGWKGTIKDGELQAFLNTNFDALVSYYTDDNLDLKVLTAASKADFKIGILQEEQRLNDLIINVNPEAIEVFKSELLKYLSILNRI; this comes from the coding sequence ATGATTTTAAAGGGTTTTAGGGAAAAATCTAATAAAAAGTATTTTAATAAATTGTTAGCAAATCACAGTGTTTCTAACGCTTCAAAACCTATTGAGAGTTTGGGAGTTATATTGAATATAGATGAGTTTCCCGATGTTGAATCTTTAGAATCCTTGTCGAAACTTTTAAATGTTAAACCTAATAAATTTCAATTAATACAGTTTTCAACGGCGAATAAGGTGCAAGATGTAACAGAAGTTTCATGGTATTCGGCAAAAGATATTGGTTGGAAAGGCACAATAAAAGATGGTGAATTACAGGCCTTCTTAAATACAAATTTTGATGCACTTGTAAGTTATTATACAGATGATAATTTAGATTTAAAAGTGCTTACAGCCGCATCGAAAGCCGATTTTAAAATAGGAATTTTACAAGAAGAACAACGGTTAAACGATTTAATAATTAATGTAAATCCGGAAGCCATAGAGGTATTTAAAAGTGAGCTTTTAAAATACTTAAGTATATTAAATAGAATTTAA